One Halobaculum roseum DNA segment encodes these proteins:
- a CDS encoding SHOCT domain-containing protein, with product MTSPRHRLVRAAPALFAVTTLPAVALAAILVGGQAAAVVAILGWFLLTPLSAVLLNEVFEVDDGDEDLERALDALREWRADDAGSRPDGPSDATTDGPTDERDPVDRLRERYAEGDIDEVEFERRLDLLLETEDADAETARERVRNRGGDATADREVERERER from the coding sequence GTGACCAGCCCTCGCCATCGACTCGTCCGGGCGGCCCCGGCGCTGTTCGCCGTGACGACGCTCCCGGCGGTCGCGCTCGCGGCGATCCTCGTCGGCGGGCAGGCGGCCGCGGTCGTCGCGATCCTCGGCTGGTTCCTCCTCACGCCGCTGTCGGCGGTCCTCCTGAATGAGGTGTTCGAGGTCGACGACGGCGACGAAGACCTCGAACGCGCCCTCGACGCGTTGCGCGAGTGGCGGGCCGACGACGCCGGGAGCCGACCCGACGGCCCGAGCGACGCCACGACCGACGGCCCGACAGACGAGCGCGACCCGGTCGACAGGCTCCGCGAGCGGTACGCCGAGGGAGACATCGACGAGGTCGAGTTCGAGCGCCGCCTCGACCTCCTGCTCGAGACGGAGGACGCCGACGCCGAGACAGCCCGCGAGCGCGTCCGGAACCGCGGCGGCGACGCGACCGCCGATCGCGAGGTCGAGCGCGAACGCGAACGCTGA
- the arcS gene encoding archaeosine synthase subunit alpha, producing MTDYFEVHERDGAARLGELRLDSPLTTPALADDVVRDAGSLWNAERDVPEGDESALTVLPHRAYPAGTREEVVDAFAPDYPDSAAAVDGPTAAVITSDAPNSGGAAAAPVDAYVLSNAQGVVGHASAFAEAVIDVREAVPADTALYLSGVATPLNAATLVYAGVDLVDAKRARVKGSQGKYLTDEGERFLEDLEELPCSCPACQVPREEFDRAACEEHNVNALEAELRRVRRRTREGRLRDYVEGQARHEQWLTAAFRELDQQYGYVEERAPVARNNELAAATSDTIRRPEIQRFAQRVSERYVNRFRNPLVLVPCSAKKPYSESQSHGQFHDAIQFRAHLASMTSPIGVVPQELELTYPAQHYDTVVTGRWSEDEKGFVAEVLRRYLERNEYPRVIAHVPEDGYRDICERVAEQVDVPFEYTVEDHPTTTESIGNLMSTLDGELKYTKREREHNTVRAIADYMLGDGAGDGLFDELNTRSRYPKLQVRDDDEELLATMVPTYGALAFTLAGARQWVDSDAPTKTVEIDAFVPQGSVLAPGVVDADDDIRVGDEVVVEGPKAFAVGRAEMHGAEMRSSTRGIAVDVRHSEEL from the coding sequence ATGACCGACTACTTCGAGGTCCACGAGCGGGACGGGGCCGCCCGCCTCGGGGAGCTTCGCCTCGATTCGCCCCTCACGACCCCGGCGCTCGCCGACGACGTGGTCCGCGACGCCGGGTCGCTGTGGAACGCCGAGCGAGACGTGCCCGAGGGCGACGAGTCCGCCCTCACGGTCCTGCCCCACCGCGCGTACCCCGCGGGCACCCGCGAGGAGGTCGTCGACGCCTTCGCCCCCGACTACCCCGACTCGGCGGCCGCCGTCGACGGGCCGACCGCCGCGGTGATCACGAGCGACGCGCCGAACTCGGGCGGGGCCGCCGCCGCGCCCGTCGACGCGTACGTCCTCTCGAACGCGCAGGGCGTCGTCGGCCACGCCTCGGCGTTCGCGGAGGCCGTGATCGACGTGCGCGAGGCGGTTCCCGCCGACACCGCGCTCTATCTGTCGGGGGTCGCCACGCCGCTGAACGCCGCCACGCTCGTGTACGCCGGCGTCGACCTCGTCGACGCGAAACGCGCGCGGGTGAAGGGAAGCCAGGGGAAGTACCTCACCGACGAGGGCGAGCGCTTCCTGGAGGACCTCGAGGAACTGCCGTGCTCGTGCCCGGCGTGTCAGGTGCCCCGCGAGGAGTTCGACCGCGCCGCCTGCGAGGAGCACAACGTCAACGCGCTGGAAGCCGAACTGCGTCGCGTCCGTCGGCGGACCCGGGAGGGGCGTCTCCGCGACTACGTCGAGGGACAGGCCCGCCACGAGCAGTGGCTCACCGCCGCGTTCCGCGAGTTGGACCAGCAGTACGGCTACGTCGAGGAGCGCGCGCCCGTCGCCCGCAACAACGAACTCGCGGCCGCGACGAGCGACACGATCCGTCGCCCGGAGATCCAGCGCTTCGCCCAGCGCGTGTCCGAGCGCTACGTCAACCGCTTCCGCAACCCCCTCGTGCTGGTTCCCTGCTCGGCGAAGAAGCCGTACTCCGAGAGCCAGAGCCACGGGCAGTTCCACGACGCGATCCAGTTCCGCGCGCACCTCGCGTCGATGACCTCGCCCATCGGCGTCGTCCCGCAGGAACTCGAACTCACCTACCCCGCACAGCACTACGACACCGTGGTTACGGGGCGGTGGTCCGAGGACGAGAAGGGGTTCGTCGCCGAGGTCCTCCGGCGCTATCTGGAGCGCAACGAGTACCCCCGAGTCATCGCGCACGTCCCCGAGGACGGCTACCGCGACATCTGCGAACGCGTCGCGGAGCAGGTCGACGTGCCGTTCGAGTACACCGTCGAGGACCACCCGACGACGACCGAGTCCATCGGGAACCTCATGTCCACGCTCGACGGCGAACTGAAGTACACGAAGCGGGAGCGCGAGCACAACACCGTCCGCGCCATCGCCGACTACATGCTCGGCGACGGCGCCGGCGACGGCCTGTTCGACGAGCTGAACACGCGCTCGCGGTACCCGAAGCTCCAGGTCCGCGACGACGACGAGGAGCTGCTGGCGACGATGGTGCCGACCTACGGCGCCCTCGCCTTCACCCTCGCGGGCGCCCGACAGTGGGTCGACAGCGACGCGCCGACGAAGACCGTCGAGATCGACGCGTTCGTCCCGCAGGGGAGCGTCCTCGCCCCCGGCGTCGTCGACGCGGACGACGACATCCGCGTCGGCGACGAGGTCGTCGTCGAGGGACCGAAGGCGTTCGCGGTCGGTCGCGCGGAGATGCACGGCGCGGAGATGCGCTCGTCGACCCGCGGGATCGCGGTGGACGTGCGCCACTCCGAGGAGCTGTAG
- the tgtA gene encoding tRNA guanosine(15) transglycosylase TgtA, which produces MREHFEIRDHDAAGRIGELTVPRAGVTVETPALLPVINPNIETIDPGRLRSEFGADMLITNSYIIRTTEDVRERALEEGLHDMLGFDGAIMTDSGSFQLAEYGEIDTTTTEILEFQHDIGSDIGTPVDIPTPPDASRERAESDLEVTRQALADAEAVDVGDMLVNAPVQGSTYPDLREQAGREAAATDLDVFPVGAVVPMMNSYRYDDMVDAVAAAKRGLSEDCPVHLFGAGHPMMFALAVALGCDLFDSAAYALMARDGRYLTVSGTEQLDDLEYLPCSCPICHEHTPEELRAAQGDEREALLAEHNLHVTFEELRRVKQAIRDGDLLELVERRARGHPAMADGYRALLDHADQLERIDSASKGTFFGLSHESADRPEVRRHHDRLARLSVPDSLLCSEYGEPSDHDYDEVWRVVPPFGPFPRALSETYPLTAEVPDRTDAAAERAAAEGVRALVEANPDTDVTLAHEGWSAGALGVVPESVTLEDLHADAHADAVDDADGSAESRSESE; this is translated from the coding sequence ATGCGCGAGCACTTCGAGATCCGGGACCACGACGCCGCCGGTCGCATCGGGGAGTTGACCGTCCCCCGCGCCGGCGTCACCGTCGAGACGCCCGCGCTCCTCCCGGTGATCAACCCAAACATCGAGACGATCGATCCGGGCCGGCTCCGCTCGGAGTTCGGCGCGGACATGCTGATCACCAACTCCTACATCATCCGCACGACCGAGGACGTGCGCGAGCGGGCCTTGGAGGAGGGGCTCCACGACATGCTCGGCTTCGACGGCGCGATCATGACCGACTCGGGGAGCTTCCAGCTCGCGGAGTACGGCGAGATCGACACGACGACGACGGAGATTCTGGAGTTCCAGCACGACATCGGCAGCGACATCGGAACCCCGGTCGACATTCCCACCCCGCCGGACGCGAGCCGCGAGCGGGCCGAATCGGACCTGGAGGTCACCCGACAGGCGCTCGCCGACGCCGAGGCGGTCGACGTCGGCGACATGCTGGTCAACGCGCCCGTGCAGGGGAGCACCTACCCGGACCTACGCGAGCAGGCCGGCCGCGAGGCTGCCGCGACGGATCTCGACGTGTTCCCGGTCGGCGCGGTCGTCCCGATGATGAACAGCTACCGCTACGACGACATGGTCGACGCCGTCGCCGCCGCGAAACGCGGACTGAGCGAGGACTGTCCCGTTCACCTGTTCGGTGCGGGTCACCCCATGATGTTCGCGCTGGCGGTCGCGCTCGGCTGCGACCTGTTCGACTCGGCCGCCTACGCGCTGATGGCGCGCGACGGCCGCTACCTCACCGTCTCCGGCACCGAGCAACTGGACGATCTGGAGTACCTACCGTGCTCGTGTCCCATCTGCCACGAGCACACGCCCGAGGAGCTCCGGGCCGCACAGGGCGACGAGCGCGAGGCACTCCTCGCGGAGCACAACCTCCACGTCACCTTCGAGGAACTACGCCGGGTGAAGCAGGCCATCCGCGACGGCGACCTGCTCGAACTCGTCGAGCGGCGCGCCCGCGGCCACCCCGCGATGGCCGACGGCTACCGCGCCCTCCTCGATCACGCCGACCAACTGGAGCGCATCGACAGCGCCTCCAAGGGTACGTTCTTCGGGCTCTCCCACGAGTCGGCCGACCGCCCCGAGGTTCGGCGCCACCACGACCGCCTCGCGCGCTTGTCCGTTCCCGACTCCCTGCTGTGTTCGGAGTACGGCGAGCCTTCGGACCACGACTACGACGAGGTGTGGCGCGTCGTGCCGCCGTTCGGTCCGTTCCCCCGCGCCCTCTCGGAGACGTACCCGCTCACCGCGGAGGTGCCCGACCGCACCGACGCCGCCGCCGAGCGCGCCGCCGCCGAGGGGGTCCGGGCGCTCGTCGAGGCGAACCCCGACACGGACGTGACGCTCGCACACGAGGGGTGGAGCGCGGGCGCGCTCGGGGTCGTCCCCGAGTCGGTGACGCTGGAGGATCTGCACGCCGACGCACACGCTGACGCGGTCGACGACGCGGACGGATCCGCCGAATCCCGAAGCGAAAGCGAATAA
- a CDS encoding CPBP family intramembrane glutamic endopeptidase, which yields MVSFAPLQSLIAWFRSLDPRIQALVVAPAIGFSGILAAGIIVLVVLIALGIVGYQPSPLVLIGLSLVLVQGISFGGVASIYLIRTGRSPLSLFRVPTLRDIAVAVGGFFGSLAILIAASAAVQQAGAPTAENEVAQIGAENPEVLLLLIPAAFVFIGPGEEILFRGVVQDRLREAFSPWVAIPLASVIFGAVHYVALTGAAPGRIVTIGILSTLTLVFGATYEYTDNLVVPSFIHGAYDAVLFAGLYIVVVYGPEAGSTEQAATMAFADLLGAVPLV from the coding sequence ATGGTCTCGTTCGCCCCGCTCCAGTCGCTGATCGCGTGGTTCCGGTCGCTGGACCCGCGGATACAGGCTCTCGTCGTCGCGCCCGCGATCGGCTTCTCGGGCATCCTGGCGGCGGGGATCATCGTCCTCGTCGTGTTGATCGCGCTCGGCATCGTCGGCTATCAGCCGTCACCGCTGGTGCTCATCGGCCTGTCGCTCGTGCTCGTGCAGGGGATCTCCTTCGGCGGCGTCGCCTCGATCTACCTGATCCGGACCGGTCGGTCGCCGCTGTCGCTGTTTCGGGTCCCGACGCTCCGGGATATCGCCGTCGCCGTCGGCGGCTTCTTCGGGTCGCTGGCGATCCTGATCGCGGCGAGCGCGGCGGTCCAGCAGGCCGGCGCGCCGACCGCCGAGAACGAGGTCGCACAGATCGGCGCGGAGAACCCGGAGGTGTTGCTGTTGCTCATCCCCGCGGCGTTCGTCTTCATCGGCCCGGGCGAGGAGATCCTGTTCCGCGGCGTCGTCCAGGACCGACTCCGCGAGGCGTTCTCGCCGTGGGTCGCGATCCCCCTCGCGAGCGTCATCTTCGGGGCGGTCCACTACGTCGCGCTCACCGGCGCCGCGCCCGGCCGGATCGTCACGATCGGCATCCTCTCGACGCTGACGCTCGTGTTCGGCGCGACCTACGAGTACACCGACAACCTCGTCGTCCCCTCGTTCATCCACGGCGCCTACGACGCCGTGCTGTTCGCGGGGCTGTACATCGTCGTCGTATACGGCCCCGAGGCGGGGTCGACGGAGCAGGCCGCGACCATGGCGTTCGCCGACCTGCTCGGGGCCGTCCCGCTCGTCTGA
- a CDS encoding NUDIX hydrolase: protein MSDDDIDDGGGDMGDGGDIDGNVAAADRGDSTDADDLAWETLDSDIDYSCPGFDVRRDDVRLPDGTETDFHYVDEPRTVVILPLTPDGDVVLVEEWRQAVGRVNRGLPAGGVEDDDADLAAAARRELREETGYEAESIDRLRAIEPANGFANSVHHYFLARGCTPSADLELDFNESIRPATADYDRFRDAVFAGEVRDGRAVLGVSLYEGAHDGSDAE, encoded by the coding sequence ATGAGCGACGACGACATCGACGACGGCGGCGGTGACATGGGCGACGGCGGTGACATCGACGGCAACGTCGCCGCCGCCGACCGCGGCGACAGCACCGACGCGGACGACCTCGCGTGGGAGACGCTCGACAGCGACATCGACTACTCGTGTCCCGGCTTCGACGTGCGCCGCGACGACGTTCGCCTGCCCGACGGCACCGAGACTGATTTCCACTACGTCGACGAGCCACGGACGGTCGTGATCCTGCCGTTGACCCCCGACGGCGACGTGGTGCTCGTCGAGGAGTGGCGCCAGGCCGTCGGGCGGGTGAACCGCGGGCTCCCCGCCGGCGGCGTCGAGGACGACGACGCGGATCTGGCCGCCGCCGCGCGGCGGGAACTCCGCGAGGAGACCGGATACGAGGCCGAGTCGATCGACCGGCTCCGGGCGATCGAACCCGCGAACGGCTTCGCGAACTCCGTGCATCACTACTTCCTCGCACGCGGGTGCACCCCGTCGGCGGACCTCGAACTCGATTTCAACGAGAGCATCCGTCCGGCGACCGCCGACTACGACCGCTTCCGCGATGCGGTGTTCGCGGGCGAGGTCCGCGACGGTCGCGCCGTCCTCGGCGTCTCGCTGTACGAAGGGGCCCACGACGGAAGCGACGCGGAGTAA
- a CDS encoding aryl-sulfate sulfotransferase: MSTRAVELVLAGVLLFGLTVAGSALVAPDRSTAAVDDGAERATLVGSQGGGPGWHEHGSAYLLNGTDVEWREDSADSYFDVQRLSDGRVLAGFMDSGYEECGPYESPCAHTGIRLIDPDADGGATVVEEYSFPVRSQSNSEIHDAEPLPDGGFAMTDMDNERIMIVEDGEVTWTWNASELYDEPEDPTRTDWLHINDIDRIEEDVFLVSVRNANQLVIVERTDDGGSEVVEVINADEEGSSDDSCTGSGQLADTDGDGDVRCGNPEVLDHQHNPQWVAGSIEGEPGDRTVSEDAAVLVADSDNDRVVELHRNDDGEWEAAWTVTSVDGRSLHWPRDADRLENGHTLITDTLNKRVVEIDENGTAVWAYPTERIPYEADRVPREFQGTERDLPVATSDGVNLDDGAASGSGIPVLSTLVVGVRAAAPWAPVWFGETQVGLTLVSLALVLAGGATAVRTRLGS, translated from the coding sequence ATGAGCACACGTGCGGTCGAGTTGGTCCTCGCGGGCGTCCTCCTGTTCGGATTGACCGTCGCCGGGAGCGCGCTGGTCGCGCCGGACCGCTCGACGGCCGCCGTCGACGACGGCGCCGAGCGAGCGACGCTCGTCGGCTCGCAGGGCGGCGGTCCCGGCTGGCACGAACACGGAAGCGCCTACCTGCTCAACGGCACCGATGTCGAGTGGCGAGAGGACTCCGCGGACAGCTACTTCGACGTGCAGCGGCTCTCCGACGGGCGCGTGCTCGCGGGGTTCATGGACAGCGGCTACGAGGAGTGCGGCCCGTACGAGTCGCCGTGCGCCCACACCGGGATCCGACTGATCGACCCCGACGCCGACGGCGGCGCGACGGTCGTCGAGGAGTACAGCTTCCCGGTCCGCTCGCAGTCGAACAGCGAGATCCACGACGCCGAGCCGCTCCCGGACGGCGGCTTCGCCATGACGGACATGGACAACGAGCGGATCATGATCGTGGAGGACGGCGAGGTGACGTGGACGTGGAACGCCTCGGAGCTGTACGACGAGCCCGAGGACCCCACCCGCACCGACTGGCTCCACATCAACGACATCGACCGGATCGAGGAGGACGTGTTCCTCGTCTCCGTCCGCAACGCGAACCAACTCGTGATCGTCGAGCGCACCGACGACGGCGGGAGCGAGGTCGTGGAGGTGATCAACGCCGACGAGGAGGGCTCCTCCGACGACTCCTGCACCGGCAGCGGCCAACTGGCGGACACCGACGGCGACGGCGACGTGCGCTGCGGGAACCCCGAGGTGCTCGATCACCAGCACAACCCGCAGTGGGTCGCGGGGAGCATCGAGGGCGAGCCGGGCGACCGGACCGTCTCCGAGGACGCCGCGGTGCTCGTGGCCGACTCGGACAACGACCGCGTCGTCGAACTCCACCGGAACGACGACGGCGAGTGGGAGGCCGCCTGGACCGTGACGAGCGTCGACGGCCGCTCGCTACATTGGCCGCGTGACGCCGACCGCCTGGAGAACGGCCACACGCTGATCACGGACACCCTGAACAAGCGGGTCGTCGAGATCGACGAGAACGGAACCGCCGTCTGGGCGTACCCGACCGAGCGCATCCCCTACGAGGCCGACCGCGTCCCGCGGGAGTTCCAGGGGACCGAGCGCGACCTCCCGGTGGCGACGAGCGACGGCGTGAACCTCGACGACGGTGCGGCGAGCGGATCCGGGATCCCGGTGCTCTCGACGCTCGTCGTCGGCGTCCGCGCGGCCGCGCCGTGGGCGCCGGTGTGGTTCGGCGAGACGCAGGTCGGGCTCACCCTCGTGTCGCTGGCGCTCGTGCTCGCGGGCGGCGCCACCGCGGTTCGGACGCGATTGGGGAGCTGA